Below is a genomic region from Drosophila kikkawai strain 14028-0561.14 chromosome X, DkikHiC1v2, whole genome shotgun sequence.
tcGAGGGCAGCGAAACAGCACCGCTGACCACCAACCAGCAAAAGCTTCACATGGACGACGGCTCTCATTTGACGCCCAAGGATCTGGAGGCGGCGCGCCAAGATGCACTCAACGAGATTGGCGGCGCCAGCGGCGGTGGAGCTGGTGGCAGGACTCCGGCGGCAAACACACCCAACTCCACGCATCCCTCGGCCAATGGACTGAGAGGTGAGCAGCATTATGGTTGATTTCTCATCATCATTGCATTCCCctacattttgtttattggTTGTGATTCCATTTACTCATCCGCCATTTCATTCATTTCCGTGTCTTTCCATGATGATAGCTTTGCTGATTCCAGGCCGGCGATCCTTCGATGCGTTGATGAGTCTGTCCCGCAAGCGCCGCATTTTGTACGTAACGACCGCCTGTCTGTgcgccctgctcctgctgatcATCATCCTGCTGCTAGCCTTTTGGCCCGAGGTGCCCTTCTACCTAAGAGCGCCGCTGTGTCTGGATAAGGAGTGCGTGGAGAGTAGCCGGCAGCTGCTCCTCTGGGCCAATACCTCAAAGAGCCCCTGCCACGAGACGTACGAGTGGGCCTGCGGTAACTTTGCCAGCGACTATGCCAACCACGACTACTTTGTGATCAAACGGGGCGAGTGGAACTACAAGACTTACAATGAGTATCAGGGTGAGCTTCAGCTTTGGCTTATCTCTAGATTTTAAATACtatacagaaatatatatttgtgccgCATTGTTTGTTTCAGAACTTAACGAACTGAACCGCTTCATATCCATGCTTCCAAATACTGGCGAAGGCGCCTATTCCATCGAGTCCACGGTGACTAGTCTGTATCGAAGCTGCCGCGAGATTGACTCTCTGGACAAAAGTCAGTCGGATCTGCTGCTGAAACGAGCCATTAACGCTGTCGGTGAGTTCACTTGGGTTCGGTTAGTGGGATTTATATTTTGGCATCCACTTTTTGTATTGATTTTATGGGGTTTTTCATTTACCAAGATCTAGCAAGACAGGGTTGTATATTAAGAGTTTGCagctttgatatttttaaaaattgaatgcATGAATAGTTTATCTAGAAGGAtatgcaaataataatattaaatgtaattcaAAGGgtgttgcaatttttttttatatttaaattaacttgAGTCCGcccaaaagtaggcaatgcAATAACTGTTTATACGTAAAATAATgcgatttttattaaaagaaaaaaggttGTATTAGTGATTATTTTATGCCACATAAAAAGTCGAGATAAAATAGACTTGCCTTTTCCTTCTATAGCATTTTCTTTCCCAGAAAAATACCCTACAAAGCATCCTAAGGGATATTACTGTGAGAAATTAGACAGTAACCAGAAGGGATTGCTGcccaatatttatatttaagtcaCAGAGTTGCCAATTTCTGcctaaaattgtatataaacatataacaaaattactaaaataattaataaaaaataaattaaatttgttaacttgttttcttttcttttctttaaattaacgAGTTCTAATCTCTAAAAGTATAACATTACATTCAGTTTCCATATTGCTCtaaccataaaaataaataaatatccaaCAAAATGATTTCTATCTCAAGAAAAAATCAGTTTAAGGCATATTTTTCAatgttaatttgtaaaaataactAACCTTGGACTTAGGATCATAATTATCAGAAAAGCTCTAAAAATTGTATGAGACCTCAGTGAACTCGGTTTAAAAAAGGCTTCAATGACTTCCCCAAGACCTTAGTCATGTGATTTAAGTTAAAACCCCTTTGAGTTATTCTtctatttcattattttattaattatttatgatttcacaaaaaaaaaaaaatctttgaCTATTGTACAGAAAAAATTGTTGCTATCCTTCGATCCTCGCACTTAAGTGACCATTTATTTGCCATTGGGTGGCAGATAGGTGGCACTCTGGGCGTTCTTGTGGGTGGCAATGATGTTGGCGCCTCCGGTGGCACCTCCAGAAATGCCGCCcgatgacgaggacgaggTATAGGTTCCACCAGTGGAACCGGCTGTGTAGCCACCAGTCGATCCAGAGCTGCCGCCGACAAAGTGAGAGCTGCCAGTGCTTGCAGCACCGATAGCACCACCGGCACCACCGTCCAGGATGCCAACCACCGACTGGGCAGGAGCCACACCACCATCGGTGTGCTCCGAGGTTCCCTCGATCCTGTCGTATTCGGCTGCAGAAAATTGATAGATTTTAGATTTGAGGGGTCACCACAGTATGACCATGAAGAAAAACTTACCCTGGATCTGCTGCTGGGCGTGCGAGGCCTCCGCATCGGTCTTGTACTTGATGAAGAAGACCTCCGGCTTGCTGGGCACCGTCGGCGCGGGCGTGGCAATATCGTTGACCTCCAGCTGGTTGTCCTTCTTGCTGAGCACATAGATGACGGTCTTCTCCTCCTTGGGGGCATACTCGGCCGACAGCTTAACGTTGGCGTTGCTCGAGGACGGGGCCTTGATGAAGACCACACGATAGTTCTTCTGGGGACGACCGATCACCAGATGCTTGGAACGCTCCAGATTCTCGTGCTCCTCGGGAGCGGCGACGGTGAAGAACTGCTTGTGGATAATGGGCTCCTGGAAGCCGCGCTGgacctcctgctcctgctgctgctggtaggTGGGTGCCTGGTAGCCGGCCAATCCGCCGAAACCGATGTTGGGCGATGGCCCGAAGCCGGTGAAGGAGCTGCCGCCAGAGCTGCCGCCATAGTTGGAGACGGATGAGCCGTAGTTGGAGGCACCACCGCCGTAGTTGGAAGAAGAGGATCCAGAGCCACCAGAGCTATAGGTGGTGCCATGACCGCCGCCATAATGGCTAACCGACTGGGGGGCAGAGGGACTGCTCACCAGGGAGCCAACGCTGGCGCTTTGGAAGGCACCGAGGGGACCGTACGAGGCCACCGAGCTCTGCGAGTGACTGGGAGCGGCCAGGAAGCCGCCGGAGCTCAGAGAGCCGGAGACTCCGCTGCCATAGTTGTAGCCCTGGGGCTTGGCCTGGCTAAGGGTCACCAGAGTGCAAAGGGTCTGCAACGAATTTTGAATTAGTTATTGTGTAATCCTCGGGGCGATCCTCTGGTTAATCCTCAGGGTAATTCTCCGGTCACTTCCGAGTTGTCCTGCCCTGGCAAACTTACCACAAATAGACGCATGTTGAGTGGCTTTCAGTTGTTGGCTTAATGATGCTCCCCCTTGAAGATCTTTGGCCTTTTATACCCCGAATATTGGTTCCTCCGCTTCTCACtgtttttctataattttttttccttctcgCCGGTTTAATTAATTGCTCAATTATTTGGCTATGCCGAACCTCTGACATTTGACTTGTTTGTCTGTCTCTTTCACGCTTCCTTTAATGTGACCTGTTGTCCATCGATATTCgttttgcttttgttattgtttttgtttttgttttgattttggtttttttttttttttggtgatAATAAATCATAGCTGAATATTCGCCGGTCTTTCGAGCAACTTGATCGCCGGTGGATCGGTGGATCAATTTCCATTTGAATTTTCAAAGACCCCTCTCATGAAATTCGGTTGCATTTTTGTCCATTTTGTCGCATTGTTTATcgtcattattattatatatctaTCCCCGCCAATTTTCAAGATGAATGCAAAATTTTGCATAAAATCCtcgattgattgattgatttttaGCGGTATTCGACGATATATGTGGAAACGcgtttttaacttaatttgaTCAGCATTGAGAAGTCATTCATTGAACTTAAAAGATTTGATTCCTGTTATGCGACATTTTTCGAGGATACTTCATGGTGTTAAAAACGGAAATAGGAAGGATACTTAAGGTATACAAGGGAagtcttttttgttgttaaataCTTTTGtgtaaaaacattttcttgtgCACTTAGCCATGttcgatttttataccctttgagggtattattattttattcagtAGCTAGTAAGGCAGTGAttaagtcatttccgaccctataaatcatttatattcttgatcagcagtAACAGGCAAGTTTTTCTAGCCCTATTTGacacaataaatttttaaaaggatattattttaaaggatATTAATAAATTGAGTCCATAATTGGTGTTGCCCAACTTGTTCCAAGTTACATTTGCCTAGCAACATTTTGCTAGCAACCTAGAAACATTTCCTAGCAATATTTGCCTATCAACATTTGCCCAGACACATTTTCTTGAGCCTAAagccatttaaaattttgaatttgtaGTTTCCTTTATTAATTTCAGGTGGTATTTTAAAtgataaaattattaaatgtttcatttgttaattttaattatttagaatgatataaataaattgagtCCACAATTGGTTTGGAATTTCCTAGCAATATGTGCTGGAAACCTAGAAACATTTACTAGCAACATTTGCCTATTAGTATTTGCCCAACATGTTCCTAGCTACATTTGCTTAGCAACATGTGCTGGAAACCTAGAAACATTTACTAGCAACATTTGCCTATCAACATTTGCCCAGGCACATTTTCTAAGGTGTATCGGCAtttgaaatttgtaatttgtattattttttattaattgcaggtagtattttaaatgtttattaaatgcGACTTAATATTTACACACgttaatactttttaaaaagaaGTTCCTTATTCATTCAGTTTCCTTACTTAACATATTTTTCGCGCCAAAACTTTCAATTTCTTCAGCCattctctttctttctttggTCTCAAcatcttttttaaatacatatatttttttattaagcgATAGTGTAACGAAGCTTGATTGATGGGCGCAATTTGTttgctgtctgtctgtccgggTTGGATGGTCAAACAAATTCTTGGAAGAATCTTGTGGGTTCTCTCGTTTGGTCCGGtgatttttctttcttgttttgtgatttttacttttttttttcgtgtgtttgtgtttggttCTCCAAGAACAGAACCTGCTTCCGCTATGATGGGGACTTTAGTTTGACGTATTAAGCCATTGTTAACAAGAGCTTAATTATGTTGAAGGCATTAGAAACAGCATTGCTAAGAGCAttggattattatttatattatttcttgaGTGTTTTGCCACAGGCGCAGCAGCCAAACCACTGCaaactttgaattttgtatactCTAAGgctttgatttgatttaaaatttgcGACATAAATAGATCATTACCCTTTGATGATTAGCGGCAAAGCAACAAGccaaattcatttatttttatatatatattttttatgcatttattaaatttaatttgctttagtttttgtaTTGCAACACAAGTAAAACACACTCAAAAGTCCCATTTCTGGTTTCAACAAAAGGGTATCCACTGAGAGATGTATGCATAGATTATGCCTGCCGTCTGTCATGGTCTATTTTTAGTTAAAGCCACTAAAAGC
It encodes:
- the Twdlalpha gene encoding uncharacterized protein Twdlalpha; translation: MRLFVTLCTLVTLSQAKPQGYNYGSGVSGSLSSGGFLAAPSHSQSSVASYGPLGAFQSASVGSLVSSPSAPQSVSHYGGGHGTTYSSGGSGSSSSNYGGGASNYGSSVSNYGGSSGGSSFTGFGPSPNIGFGGLAGYQAPTYQQQQEQEVQRGFQEPIIHKQFFTVAAPEEHENLERSKHLVIGRPQKNYRVVFIKAPSSSNANVKLSAEYAPKEEKTVIYVLSKKDNQLEVNDIATPAPTVPSKPEVFFIKYKTDAEASHAQQQIQAEYDRIEGTSEHTDGGVAPAQSVVGILDGGAGGAIGAASTGSSHFVGGSSGSTGGYTAGSTGGTYTSSSSSGGISGGATGGANIIATHKNAQSATYLPPNGK